Below is a window of Sulfurisphaera ohwakuensis DNA.
ATGGATATACAAAAAATAATAGGAAAAGATAAAATTTTACTTTCTGTTGATTATGATTCCTCAGGTTATGTATTAATAAGAGGATGGAAAGAGAAATCAATAAAAGTTTTAGATTTTCTTCTTTCTTATGATTCCTTGGGTTATATATTTACTTATGTAGAGAATGAGGGTACTAAGAGAGGAATTGATAACAACGTGAAAAATTATGTTATAAGAATAAAAGGACTAAAAGAATACGCTGGTGGAATAGGATCTATAGAAGATTTATATAAGTTAAATGAGTATGGTATTAATTATGCGATAATAGGTATGAGCTTTTATTCTGGCAGTTTAAGAGGGATAAAATATGTCTACTAGGAGTGTAAGAAAAATCAGAGAAACTAAAGAAACTAAAATAGAATTATATCTAGATATAGATAAGAAAGGAGAGGTAAAAGTATCTACTCCAGTTAATTTTCTTAATCATATGCTTTCAACACTTTTCTATTATATGAATTCCACTGCTACTCTCATTGCAGAAGATAAACAAAAT
It encodes the following:
- the hisA gene encoding 1-(5-phosphoribosyl)-5-((5-phosphoribosylamino)methylideneamino)imidazole-4-carboxamide isomerase, which gives rise to MLKVVPSIDISEGKAVKRIRGVKGSGLILGNPVKIAYKIYEEGYDYLHVVDLDSAEENGNNEEYVKDICKIGFKWVQVGGGIRNVEKAERLLDYDCSAIVISTLPIKDPKSFMDIQKIIGKDKILLSVDYDSSGYVLIRGWKEKSIKVLDFLLSYDSLGYIFTYVENEGTKRGIDNNVKNYVIRIKGLKEYAGGIGSIEDLYKLNEYGINYAIIGMSFYSGSLRGIKYVY